The following proteins are co-located in the Streptomyces bottropensis ATCC 25435 genome:
- a CDS encoding immunity 49 family protein, producing MTTRVPREDEVPAGDPTSFIEMCDRNLLKDVERLPEFPEAFGLTFSSALSTAELHCLHDPTADKSETWEAWVAALQIGSALFSAASTTEASVECRIAHKMRTIPAIGAQHFTDAGNWITAFWLSIICRDQDRMTKLCDVPIELLRASGAVYDEYIYDWADALQAYWMERPGLSEKFTAAFQGTDPGGLRIADRELMLKILYPPLDLFLQFLKRDETQFNTVLLQALRLHKEYWNADEDRRESISGTVALGPLAVACLAYDVGMPIEVESEYLPKNLLERSWVGEFDT from the coding sequence GTGACCACACGCGTGCCACGCGAGGATGAAGTTCCCGCCGGGGACCCGACGAGCTTCATCGAGATGTGTGACCGGAACCTCCTCAAGGACGTGGAGAGGCTCCCGGAGTTTCCCGAAGCGTTCGGCTTGACTTTCAGCAGCGCCCTGAGCACGGCGGAACTGCACTGTCTTCACGACCCCACCGCCGACAAGTCCGAGACCTGGGAAGCGTGGGTGGCGGCGCTGCAGATCGGCTCCGCCCTGTTCTCCGCGGCCAGCACGACCGAGGCCTCGGTGGAGTGCCGGATCGCCCATAAGATGCGTACCATCCCGGCCATCGGTGCTCAGCACTTCACCGACGCGGGAAACTGGATCACCGCGTTCTGGCTGTCGATCATCTGCCGTGACCAGGACCGGATGACAAAGCTCTGTGATGTGCCGATCGAGCTGCTGCGAGCGTCGGGAGCGGTGTACGACGAGTACATCTACGACTGGGCCGACGCGTTGCAGGCGTACTGGATGGAACGGCCGGGTCTCAGCGAGAAGTTCACCGCGGCATTCCAGGGTACCGACCCGGGCGGGCTCCGAATCGCCGACCGCGAGCTGATGCTGAAGATCCTCTATCCACCGCTCGATCTGTTCCTGCAGTTCCTCAAGCGGGACGAGACCCAGTTCAACACGGTGCTTCTCCAGGCGCTCCGTCTCCACAAGGAGTACTGGAACGCGGACGAGGACCGGCGGGAGTCCATCAGCGGAACCGTCGCCCTCGGCCCCCTCGCCGTAGCCTGCCTCGCCTACGACGTCGGTATGCCCATCGAGGTCGAGTCCGAGTATCTGCCCAAGAATCTGCTGGAGCGGTCCTGGGTAGGCGAGTTCGACACGTGA
- a CDS encoding DUF397 domain-containing protein, giving the protein MTPYWQKSSYCSEGEACVHIATGPATIHLTESADPTQATLTTTPSSFRALLHVLKPDREPTRV; this is encoded by the coding sequence ATGACGCCGTACTGGCAGAAGTCCTCCTACTGCAGCGAAGGCGAGGCCTGCGTCCACATAGCCACCGGACCCGCCACCATCCACCTCACCGAATCCGCCGACCCCACCCAAGCCACCCTCACCACCACCCCCTCCTCCTTCCGAGCCCTCCTCCACGTACTCAAACCCGACAGGGAACCCACCCGTGTCTGA
- a CDS encoding ATP-binding protein, with product MRDPMSALTDAFTSFLFGKVETTRLPVRTSTGQAQAVYLPTAAPGLGDSGVIIGREVYSGKGYIYDPFQLYGQQLPAPHWLVLGESGNGKSALEKTYVLRQLRFRDRQVVVLDAQGEDGVGEWNLIAEELGITPIRLDPTAALDMGIRLNPLDPSITTTGQLALLRTIIEVAMGHGLDERSGFALKVAHAYVNETIVERQPVLTDIVEQLRHPEPESAEAMNVAIDDVRAWGLDVALVLDRLVDGDLRGMFDGPTTVGIDLDAPLIVFDLSHIDRNSIAMPILMAIVGVWLEHTWIRPDRKKRIFLVEEAWHIINSPFVAQLFQRLLKFGRRLGLSFVAVVHHLSDVVDGAAAKEASAILKMASTRTIYAQKADEARATGRVLGLPRWAVEIIPTLTPGIAVWDVNGNVQVVKHLITETERPLVFTDRAMTESSADHLRDEDDALRAAELEAEERAAAFVEHRLSEFDGYGSSESTVA from the coding sequence ATGCGAGACCCCATGTCCGCCCTCACGGACGCCTTCACGTCCTTCCTCTTCGGCAAGGTCGAGACGACCCGCCTCCCCGTGCGCACCTCCACGGGCCAGGCCCAGGCCGTGTACCTCCCGACCGCCGCCCCCGGCCTCGGCGACTCCGGCGTGATCATCGGCCGCGAGGTCTACTCCGGGAAGGGCTACATCTACGACCCCTTCCAGCTCTACGGCCAGCAGCTCCCCGCCCCCCACTGGCTCGTCCTCGGCGAGTCCGGCAACGGCAAATCGGCCCTGGAGAAGACGTACGTCCTGCGCCAGCTGCGCTTCCGCGACCGCCAGGTCGTCGTCCTCGACGCCCAGGGCGAGGACGGCGTCGGCGAATGGAACCTCATCGCGGAAGAGCTGGGCATAACTCCCATCCGCCTGGACCCGACCGCCGCCCTCGACATGGGCATCCGCCTCAACCCCCTCGACCCCTCGATCACCACGACGGGCCAGCTCGCGCTGCTCCGCACGATCATCGAGGTCGCGATGGGCCACGGCCTGGACGAACGCTCCGGCTTCGCCCTCAAGGTCGCGCACGCCTACGTCAACGAGACCATCGTCGAACGCCAGCCGGTCCTCACCGACATCGTCGAGCAGCTCCGCCACCCCGAGCCGGAGTCCGCGGAGGCGATGAACGTCGCCATAGACGACGTACGGGCCTGGGGCCTGGACGTGGCGCTGGTCCTGGACCGCCTGGTCGACGGTGACCTGCGCGGCATGTTCGACGGCCCCACCACCGTGGGCATCGACCTCGACGCGCCCCTCATCGTCTTCGACCTGTCCCACATCGACCGCAACTCCATCGCCATGCCCATCCTCATGGCGATCGTCGGTGTCTGGCTGGAGCACACCTGGATCCGCCCCGACCGGAAGAAGCGCATCTTCCTGGTCGAGGAGGCCTGGCACATCATCAACAGCCCCTTCGTCGCCCAGCTCTTCCAGCGCCTGCTGAAGTTCGGCCGCCGACTCGGCCTGTCCTTCGTCGCGGTCGTCCACCACCTGTCGGACGTCGTCGACGGCGCGGCGGCGAAGGAGGCGTCCGCGATCCTCAAGATGGCCTCGACACGGACGATCTACGCCCAGAAGGCGGACGAGGCGAGAGCGACGGGCCGCGTACTGGGCCTGCCCCGCTGGGCGGTGGAGATCATCCCCACCCTCACCCCGGGCATCGCCGTCTGGGACGTCAACGGCAACGTCCAGGTGGTCAAACACCTGATCACCGAGACCGAACGCCCCCTGGTCTTCACCGACCGCGCGATGACCGAATCGTCCGCCGACCACCTGCGGGACGAGGACGACGCCCTGCGCGCCGCCGAACTGGAGGCGGAGGAACGGGCGGCCGCGTTCGTCGAACACCGGCTGAGCGAGTTCGACGGCTACGGCTCCTCCGAGTCGACGGTGGCCTGA
- a CDS encoding MarR family winged helix-turn-helix transcriptional regulator: MGDTPGTSGSTEPTLEEQIAAYQREFQDLDPQVEKIVSALSRLNRRMNVAYGRQTSALNISNADWEVLKALVLSGAPYRMGPSELAKRLGLTPAAMTHRIDRMVAEGLVTRERDENNRVRVIVELTPEGREKWLEVMRLASVFEEDLLQDLSPLERSVLGEVLTRLLRRVEHAQPDAGGRLTDLD, translated from the coding sequence ATGGGCGACACCCCCGGCACCTCCGGCAGCACCGAGCCGACACTCGAAGAACAGATCGCCGCGTACCAGCGCGAGTTCCAGGACCTGGACCCCCAGGTCGAGAAGATCGTCTCGGCGCTCTCCCGCCTCAACCGCCGTATGAACGTCGCCTACGGCCGCCAGACCTCGGCGCTCAACATCAGCAACGCCGACTGGGAGGTCCTCAAGGCCCTCGTCCTCTCCGGCGCCCCGTACCGCATGGGCCCGAGCGAACTCGCCAAGCGGCTCGGTCTCACCCCGGCCGCGATGACCCACCGCATCGACCGCATGGTCGCGGAGGGTCTGGTGACCAGGGAACGCGACGAGAACAACCGGGTACGCGTCATCGTCGAGCTCACCCCCGAGGGCCGCGAGAAGTGGCTGGAGGTCATGCGCCTCGCCTCGGTCTTCGAGGAGGACCTCCTCCAGGACCTGTCCCCTCTGGAGCGCAGTGTCCTGGGCGAGGTCCTGACCCGGCTCCTCCGCCGCGTCGAGCACGCCCAGCCGGACGCCGGCGGCCGCCTCACCGACCTCGACTGA
- a CDS encoding RICIN domain-containing protein has translation MNNPTNGGRRGRHRRRWTATGLVLGVPAVLVPYLLFAQEDSQAATVEHDAYYRLVSVRSGKVLDVDGYSTADGTRIQQWTDQNTSNQQWKLKPAGGGYYELVNRNSGKVLGIAGDSTAGSAAAEQQTDNSSTSQEWRIGHVSGSDAVTLTSRRSGLVLDVSGGSKAQGAAVVQYPGRGGTHQQWKLVKTADSKASGSGGTQAGPAAGPYAWKNAQVVGGGYVTGLVFNQKEKGLLYARTDMGGAYRWDTGAEQWIPLTDWVGEKDWNLLGIDSLATDPSDPKRLYLGAGTYTNGWAGNGAILRSTDRGRTFKRSELPFKLGANEDGRGAGERLVVDPSDHGTLLLGTRRNGLWRSSDYGANWKQVSSFPVKDGAGSGAGISFVTYGPAGSRTIYVGVGDKSTSLYRSTDGGGTWQAVPGQPSGQLPQHGVISGDGSLYVTYTDALGPNGVTGGSVWKYAPARGTWKNVSPSQGGYGFSGLAVDPRKPSTVMVTTLDRWWPEDELYRSTDGGASWKALADKSKRDASAAPYVGTGIGHWMTALAIDPFDSGHVLYGTGNGIWRSKDVTATDSGRTSHWTIGARGLEETALADAIAPPGGATVITSMGDQGGFRHGDLTKVPAGRLANPGILHSSDIDFAQAEPSMMVRVGKGGEQDGGYSTDGGRTWRGFRAEPVSGAAGGHIALAADGSAMVWTEAGEAPYRSTDKGASWSRVGDLGSGAVVVADRSSAKTFYSLSGGTLHASTDGGATFRARAGSLPDGRLMAVPGITGDLWIAAGDKGLLHSTDGGRSFATLKSVRSASALGFGKAAPGARYQALYLIGTVKNVTGVFRSTDKGATWLRVNDDAHQWGSIGGTGVITGDPDTFGRVYVGTNGRGLQYGTPLS, from the coding sequence ATGAACAACCCCACGAACGGCGGACGGCGCGGTCGGCACCGTCGGCGGTGGACCGCGACCGGTCTGGTGCTCGGTGTACCGGCCGTCCTGGTGCCGTATCTGCTGTTCGCGCAGGAGGACTCGCAGGCGGCGACGGTCGAGCACGACGCCTACTACCGGCTGGTGTCGGTGCGCAGCGGCAAGGTGCTGGACGTCGACGGGTACTCCACGGCCGACGGCACCCGTATCCAGCAGTGGACCGATCAGAACACCTCCAACCAGCAGTGGAAACTCAAGCCCGCCGGGGGCGGCTACTACGAGCTGGTGAACCGCAACAGCGGCAAAGTGCTGGGCATAGCCGGTGACTCGACCGCCGGATCGGCCGCCGCCGAGCAGCAGACCGACAACTCCTCCACCTCCCAGGAGTGGCGGATCGGCCACGTGAGCGGTTCCGACGCCGTCACCCTCACCTCCCGCAGGAGCGGCCTGGTCCTGGACGTCTCCGGTGGGTCCAAGGCCCAGGGGGCGGCGGTCGTCCAGTATCCCGGCCGGGGCGGCACCCACCAGCAGTGGAAGCTGGTGAAGACCGCCGACAGCAAGGCGTCCGGGAGCGGCGGCACCCAGGCCGGCCCCGCCGCCGGACCGTACGCGTGGAAGAACGCCCAGGTGGTGGGCGGCGGTTACGTCACCGGTCTGGTGTTCAACCAGAAGGAGAAGGGCCTGCTGTACGCGCGCACCGACATGGGTGGCGCCTACCGCTGGGACACCGGGGCCGAGCAGTGGATCCCGTTGACCGACTGGGTCGGCGAGAAGGACTGGAACCTCCTGGGCATCGACTCCCTGGCCACCGACCCCTCCGACCCCAAGCGGCTCTACCTCGGCGCGGGCACCTACACCAACGGCTGGGCCGGCAACGGCGCGATCCTGCGCTCCACCGACCGGGGCCGCACCTTCAAGCGCAGCGAACTCCCCTTCAAGCTGGGCGCCAACGAGGACGGCCGAGGGGCGGGCGAACGGCTCGTGGTCGATCCGTCGGACCACGGCACCCTGCTGCTGGGCACCCGCAGGAACGGCCTGTGGCGCAGCTCCGACTACGGCGCGAACTGGAAGCAGGTCTCCTCGTTCCCGGTCAAGGACGGGGCGGGCAGCGGCGCCGGCATCTCCTTCGTGACGTACGGCCCGGCCGGCAGCAGGACCATCTACGTCGGTGTCGGCGACAAGTCCACCTCCCTGTACCGCTCCACCGACGGCGGCGGCACCTGGCAGGCGGTTCCGGGTCAGCCCTCCGGCCAGCTGCCGCAGCACGGTGTGATCTCCGGCGACGGCTCGCTGTACGTGACGTACACCGACGCCCTCGGCCCCAACGGGGTGACGGGGGGCTCGGTGTGGAAGTACGCACCGGCTCGCGGGACGTGGAAGAACGTCTCCCCGTCCCAGGGCGGTTACGGCTTCTCCGGTCTGGCCGTCGACCCGCGCAAGCCGTCCACGGTGATGGTCACCACCCTCGACCGCTGGTGGCCGGAGGACGAGCTGTACCGGTCCACCGACGGCGGTGCGTCCTGGAAGGCGCTGGCCGACAAGTCGAAGCGGGACGCCTCCGCCGCCCCCTACGTCGGTACCGGTATCGGGCACTGGATGACCGCCCTGGCCATCGACCCCTTCGACTCCGGGCATGTGCTGTACGGCACCGGCAACGGCATCTGGCGCAGCAAGGACGTCACCGCCACCGACAGCGGCCGTACCAGCCACTGGACCATCGGGGCGCGCGGCCTCGAGGAGACCGCACTGGCGGACGCGATCGCCCCGCCTGGCGGCGCCACCGTCATCACCTCCATGGGTGACCAGGGCGGTTTCCGTCACGGCGACCTGACCAAGGTGCCCGCCGGGCGGCTGGCCAACCCGGGGATCCTGCACAGCTCCGACATCGACTTCGCCCAGGCCGAGCCGTCGATGATGGTCCGGGTCGGCAAGGGCGGTGAGCAGGACGGCGGTTACTCCACCGACGGCGGCCGGACCTGGCGCGGCTTCAGGGCGGAGCCTGTGAGCGGCGCCGCCGGCGGCCACATCGCGCTCGCCGCGGACGGCTCCGCCATGGTGTGGACCGAGGCCGGTGAGGCCCCGTACCGCTCGACGGACAAGGGGGCGAGCTGGTCACGGGTCGGTGATCTGGGCAGCGGCGCCGTGGTGGTCGCCGACCGTTCCTCGGCCAAGACCTTCTACTCGCTGTCCGGCGGGACGCTCCATGCCAGCACCGACGGCGGCGCGACCTTCCGTGCGCGGGCCGGCAGCCTGCCCGACGGCCGGCTCATGGCCGTCCCCGGCATCACCGGAGACCTGTGGATCGCCGCCGGCGACAAGGGACTGCTGCACTCCACCGACGGTGGCCGCAGCTTCGCCACGCTGAAATCCGTGCGGTCCGCCTCCGCCCTCGGCTTCGGCAAGGCCGCGCCCGGCGCCCGCTACCAGGCGCTGTATCTGATCGGGACCGTCAAGAACGTCACCGGAGTCTTCCGCTCCACCGACAAGGGCGCCACCTGGCTCCGCGTCAACGACGACGCCCACCAGTGGGGCAGCATCGGCGGCACCGGCGTCATCACCGGTGACCCCGACACCTTCGGCCGCGTCTACGTCGGCACCAACGGCCGCGGACTCCAGTACGGCACCCCGCTGTCCTGA
- a CDS encoding type IV secretory system conjugative DNA transfer family protein — MRPDDGRPQQGGGIPDGLLIALLGFLVGLTLLVWSATGLAGLFAHGAWPDAVTFGRTPLAVRSLVSAPQDLAAAWPDTPADQLSGYGLFWGLVIGQLMILLVLTVFTMGTLARWRAVRAREKATRHPRPADAPTAAPTASPGHVTPPVHAPVEQTTPAQPHGAGQDHHTAPTAHTAFPTTPSTPAPPVSPAPPASPASPASPAEADVPTSPLPPTPVPSTTGAPHPGGWTHTISPVVLGTADSRRPAAVHAVRDAEGPALVVTSDPTLWSETKDARAKLGPVLLYDPGHRCDTPARLHWSPVTGCEDKPTAAARATALLAAIRPAAKIDQAMADTAETLLRSYLHAAAIDNRTIRHLHRWAQGSNVQEAVRTLRTNQKAAPGAAGELESALTSHPERRDIAQQLTARALSALSTVNVRESCTPNRADSLALDSFVHEGGTLYVVGDPIEDPKANPSAMPLLTALASSVVERGRRMAERSSSGRLDPPLTLVLDDVAAVAPLPQLPALLTSGPDHGLPTLALLRSREQARSRWPNHELPLP, encoded by the coding sequence ATGAGACCGGACGACGGACGCCCCCAGCAGGGCGGCGGCATCCCCGACGGGCTGCTGATCGCCCTCCTCGGCTTCCTGGTGGGCCTGACCCTGCTGGTCTGGTCGGCCACCGGCCTGGCCGGCCTCTTCGCCCACGGGGCCTGGCCCGACGCCGTCACCTTCGGCCGCACCCCGTTGGCCGTACGCAGCCTGGTCTCCGCCCCCCAGGACCTCGCCGCCGCCTGGCCCGACACCCCCGCCGACCAGCTCTCCGGCTACGGCCTCTTCTGGGGCCTCGTCATCGGCCAGCTCATGATCCTCCTCGTCCTGACCGTCTTCACGATGGGCACCCTGGCCCGCTGGAGGGCCGTCCGGGCCCGGGAGAAGGCAACTCGGCACCCCCGGCCGGCGGACGCCCCGACAGCGGCGCCCACCGCCTCACCCGGTCACGTCACACCGCCCGTGCACGCCCCCGTGGAACAGACGACCCCGGCCCAGCCCCACGGCGCCGGCCAGGACCACCACACGGCTCCGACGGCCCACACCGCCTTCCCCACCACTCCCTCGACGCCGGCTCCACCCGTCTCGCCCGCTCCACCCGCATCACCGGCCTCACCGGCCTCACCGGCCGAAGCCGACGTGCCGACGAGCCCGCTTCCCCCCACTCCCGTGCCCTCGACAACGGGCGCCCCGCACCCCGGCGGTTGGACGCACACGATCTCCCCGGTCGTCCTGGGCACCGCCGACTCCCGCCGGCCCGCCGCCGTCCACGCCGTACGGGACGCCGAGGGCCCCGCCCTGGTGGTCACCTCCGACCCCACGCTCTGGTCGGAGACGAAGGACGCCCGCGCGAAGCTGGGCCCGGTCCTCCTCTACGACCCCGGCCACCGCTGCGACACCCCGGCCCGCCTCCACTGGTCCCCCGTCACCGGCTGCGAGGACAAGCCGACGGCGGCGGCCAGGGCGACCGCCCTGCTCGCCGCCATCCGCCCCGCCGCCAAGATCGACCAGGCGATGGCGGACACGGCGGAAACCCTCCTGCGCAGCTACCTCCACGCCGCCGCGATAGACAACCGCACCATCCGCCACCTGCACCGCTGGGCCCAGGGCAGCAACGTCCAGGAAGCGGTACGCACCCTGCGCACGAACCAGAAGGCCGCCCCCGGGGCGGCGGGCGAACTGGAGTCGGCCCTCACCTCGCACCCCGAACGCCGCGACATCGCCCAGCAGTTGACGGCCCGCGCCCTCTCCGCCCTCTCCACGGTCAACGTCCGGGAATCCTGCACGCCGAACCGAGCCGACTCCCTCGCCCTGGATTCCTTCGTGCACGAAGGGGGAACGCTCTATGTGGTCGGCGACCCCATCGAGGACCCCAAGGCGAACCCTTCCGCCATGCCTCTTCTGACGGCCCTCGCCTCAAGCGTGGTCGAGCGCGGCCGGCGCATGGCCGAACGGTCATCCTCCGGCCGCCTCGACCCACCACTCACCCTGGTCCTGGACGACGTGGCAGCCGTGGCCCCACTCCCCCAGCTCCCCGCCCTGCTGACCTCCGGCCCCGACCATGGCCTCCCCACGCTGGCCCTCCTCCGCTCCCGCGAACAGGCCAGATCCCGCTGGCCGAACCACGAACTCCCGCTGCCGTAG
- a CDS encoding GNAT family N-acetyltransferase, producing the protein MNLLVRAVRADEWRAVRELRLAALRDPVAHLAFLETYEEASARPDAFWKERTESAAEGARERQQFVVEGEDGGWVGTVIVLLEEAGARDFFGGIVERRQAHLVGVFVRDGFRGKGVGEAMFAAAVDWARGAGVERVRLFVNEGNGRAAAFYRRVGFVGSGVTVEGDEGLELEYVLASA; encoded by the coding sequence ATGAATCTGCTGGTGAGAGCCGTTCGGGCCGATGAGTGGCGGGCTGTGCGTGAGCTGCGGTTGGCGGCGCTGCGGGATCCGGTGGCGCATCTCGCGTTCCTGGAGACGTATGAGGAGGCCTCGGCGCGGCCGGACGCCTTCTGGAAGGAGCGGACCGAAAGCGCTGCTGAGGGGGCTCGGGAGCGGCAGCAGTTTGTCGTGGAGGGCGAGGACGGCGGATGGGTCGGGACGGTGATCGTGCTGCTGGAGGAGGCCGGCGCGCGGGACTTCTTCGGGGGGATCGTCGAGCGGCGGCAGGCGCATCTGGTGGGGGTGTTCGTGCGGGACGGGTTTCGCGGGAAGGGCGTGGGCGAGGCGATGTTCGCGGCCGCCGTGGACTGGGCCCGGGGGGCCGGGGTCGAGCGGGTGCGGTTGTTCGTGAACGAGGGGAACGGGCGGGCCGCGGCGTTCTATCGACGGGTCGGCTTCGTGGGCAGCGGGGTGACTGTCGAAGGGGATGAGGGGCTGGAGCTGGAGTACGTGCTGGCGTCCGCGTAG
- a CDS encoding MFS transporter has translation MRRIHMGSALGAFGLGFTVPYLYVYVAQVRDLGATTAGLVLAVFAVAALVVLPFAGRAIVRRGPLPVLLTALVTAAVGSLSLGLAASATTVLLSAAALGAGQAVTQPALATMIVDFSHAENRSRAFATQFFLQNLGLGVGGLIGGHLVDATRAGSFVLLFSIQAAMFLLLVGVMATVRAPRTPQVEGVTAAAVKGSWKQLLGNRAMVQLCVLGFVLFFACYGQFESGLSAYGVEAAGISTSALGTALAANTAVIVIAQFAVLRFVERRRRSRVIAAVGLIWAVAWGVAGFAGLGQTSETMATAAFVSTYALFGLGEAMLSPTVAPLVADLAPTGMAGQYNSAFALVKQLALAVGPAVGGPMGASLHAPYIVTFLLFSLGISVLALRLGRRLTGVQDQPSLAGSRVVAGSGAVAEPVAARA, from the coding sequence ATGCGCCGGATTCACATGGGCAGCGCACTCGGCGCATTCGGACTCGGCTTCACCGTCCCGTATCTGTACGTCTACGTGGCGCAGGTGCGGGATCTCGGGGCGACGACGGCGGGGCTGGTGCTGGCGGTCTTCGCCGTGGCCGCGCTGGTGGTGCTGCCCTTCGCGGGGCGGGCCATAGTCCGGCGCGGTCCGCTTCCGGTGCTGCTCACCGCCCTGGTCACCGCTGCCGTCGGATCGCTGAGTCTGGGGCTCGCCGCCAGTGCGACGACCGTGCTGCTGTCCGCGGCGGCGCTCGGCGCGGGCCAGGCCGTGACGCAGCCGGCGCTGGCGACGATGATCGTCGACTTCTCGCATGCGGAGAACCGGTCCCGGGCGTTCGCCACGCAGTTCTTCCTGCAGAACCTCGGGCTCGGGGTCGGCGGGCTGATAGGCGGGCATCTCGTCGATGCCACGCGCGCGGGGTCGTTCGTTCTGCTGTTCTCCATACAGGCGGCGATGTTCCTGCTGCTCGTGGGTGTGATGGCGACCGTGCGGGCGCCCCGGACCCCCCAGGTCGAAGGGGTGACCGCCGCGGCGGTCAAGGGGAGCTGGAAGCAGCTGCTCGGCAATCGGGCCATGGTGCAGCTGTGCGTGCTGGGCTTCGTGCTGTTCTTCGCCTGCTACGGGCAGTTCGAGTCGGGACTGAGTGCGTACGGGGTCGAGGCGGCCGGGATATCGACGTCCGCGCTGGGCACGGCGCTCGCCGCCAACACGGCCGTGATCGTGATCGCGCAGTTCGCCGTGCTGCGGTTCGTGGAGCGGCGTCGGCGGTCTCGGGTGATCGCCGCCGTGGGGCTGATCTGGGCCGTCGCATGGGGCGTGGCCGGGTTCGCCGGGCTGGGGCAGACGAGCGAGACGATGGCGACCGCCGCGTTCGTCTCGACCTACGCGCTGTTCGGTCTCGGGGAGGCCATGCTGTCGCCGACCGTCGCGCCGCTGGTGGCCGATCTGGCGCCGACAGGGATGGCCGGGCAGTACAACTCCGCCTTCGCGCTGGTGAAACAGCTCGCACTGGCGGTCGGTCCGGCGGTGGGTGGGCCCATGGGGGCCTCGCTGCATGCCCCGTACATCGTGACGTTCCTGCTGTTCTCGCTGGGCATCAGCGTGCTGGCACTGCGGCTCGGGCGGCGTCTGACCGGTGTGCAGGATCAGCCCTCGCTCGCGGGCAGCCGGGTGGTCGCCGGGAGTGGCGCCGTCGCGGAGCCGGTGGCGGCTCGGGCTTGA
- a CDS encoding SCO6880 family protein: MSHPVTPRRTYLIGRARPNAIIGRNRESGEIALIIAGAFLGMMSGLLVPVLVPRIALLTGFPMLALAAVYVPYKRRTFYKWFEINRSYKRSLRRGTTYRSANMEAGTRLDGREVEVGPPPGIGRITWLAAPFGPDEIAVLLHADRRTVTAAIEIEGPGVGLRDSEDQEALVDRFGTLLKHVANGDGFVTRLQMLARTLPADPDAHAKDVSQRGDDRAPGWLQQSYDQLQSMVSTSSEQHRAYLVACMHYSRELAAEGHAMARAARPQGRKLDKDAGLAVVMARELTDICSRLQEADIRVRQPLGQGRLASLIHSMYDPDHPIDHIQAMTKRNAWPAELDAMEPDYLQAKTRESSTRAPWCHATAWVKEWPMTPVGVNFLAPLLVHTPDVIRTVAVTMDLEPTEVAIERMLTEKTNDEAEASRAAKMNRTVDPRDVASHSRLDQRGEDLASGAAGVNLVGWITVSSRSPEALARDKRTIRASAGKSYLKLEWCDREHHRAFVNTLPFATGIRR; this comes from the coding sequence ATGTCCCATCCGGTCACGCCCCGCCGTACCTATCTGATCGGGCGCGCCCGGCCGAACGCGATCATCGGCCGGAACCGCGAGTCCGGCGAGATCGCGCTCATCATCGCGGGCGCGTTCCTCGGCATGATGTCCGGCCTCCTCGTCCCCGTGCTCGTCCCCCGCATCGCCCTGCTCACCGGCTTCCCGATGCTCGCGCTGGCCGCGGTCTACGTGCCGTACAAGCGCCGGACGTTCTACAAGTGGTTCGAGATCAACCGCAGTTACAAGCGCAGCCTGCGCCGCGGCACGACGTACCGCTCCGCCAACATGGAGGCCGGCACCCGCCTCGACGGCCGTGAGGTCGAGGTCGGCCCCCCGCCGGGCATCGGCCGCATCACCTGGCTGGCCGCGCCCTTCGGCCCCGACGAGATCGCCGTCCTCCTGCACGCCGACCGCCGGACCGTCACCGCCGCCATCGAGATCGAGGGCCCCGGCGTCGGCCTGCGCGACTCCGAGGACCAGGAAGCCCTCGTCGACCGCTTCGGCACCCTCCTCAAGCACGTGGCCAACGGCGACGGCTTCGTCACCCGCCTGCAGATGCTCGCCCGCACCCTGCCCGCCGACCCGGACGCCCACGCCAAGGACGTCTCTCAGCGCGGCGACGACCGCGCCCCGGGCTGGCTCCAGCAGTCGTACGACCAGCTGCAGTCCATGGTCTCCACGAGCAGCGAACAGCACCGCGCGTACCTCGTCGCCTGCATGCACTACTCCCGCGAACTCGCCGCCGAGGGCCACGCCATGGCCCGCGCCGCCCGCCCGCAGGGCCGCAAGCTCGACAAGGACGCCGGCCTCGCCGTCGTCATGGCCCGCGAACTGACGGACATCTGCTCGCGCCTCCAGGAGGCCGACATCCGCGTACGGCAGCCGCTGGGCCAGGGCCGCCTCGCCTCCCTCATCCACTCCATGTACGACCCGGACCACCCCATCGACCACATCCAGGCCATGACCAAGCGCAACGCCTGGCCGGCCGAACTCGACGCGATGGAACCGGACTACCTCCAGGCCAAGACCCGCGAGTCCTCCACCCGCGCCCCCTGGTGCCACGCCACGGCCTGGGTGAAGGAATGGCCGATGACCCCGGTCGGCGTCAACTTCCTCGCGCCCCTCCTGGTCCACACCCCGGACGTCATCCGCACGGTCGCCGTCACCATGGACCTGGAGCCGACCGAGGTCGCCATCGAACGCATGCTCACGGAGAAGACCAACGACGAGGCGGAGGCGTCCCGCGCCGCCAAGATGAACCGCACCGTCGACCCCCGTGACGTGGCCTCCCACTCCCGCCTCGACCAGCGCGGCGAAGACCTCGCCAGCGGCGCGGCCGGCGTCAACCTCGTCGGCTGGATCACCGTCTCCTCCCGCTCCCCGGAGGCCCTGGCACGCGACAAGCGGACGATAAGGGCCTCGGCCGGCAAGTCGTACCTCAAGCTGGAGTGGTGCGACCGCGAACACCACCGGGCCTTCGTCAACACGCTCCCGTTCGCCACCGGAATCCGAAGGTAG